One genomic segment of Mycoplasmopsis agalactiae PG2 includes these proteins:
- a CDS encoding alpha/beta fold hydrolase, protein MNVIYKYDFVFKDNNNPNENIIFCHGFNSSPNSFRIFENYWTKSNYYALQFPGNNHTKIKEGDEATVECYSNLLIKFIEDNKLKNIILIGHSMGGGTISLAYQKRPELFKKLIYLAPTNKSSQNVTEAFLRDYFPKTFDEFIGFFKSLYYDVTKFTSNESWMRLVKNTFDPYDFNNPTIVGLGQYLISNYFHDKLELALQSVNVPALLILGEDDGVVDRDLCLNYFKENVKGVQALWMPKTGHMMFEEDWENFIKIVEEFINRPELASPKAL, encoded by the coding sequence ATGAATGTAATTTATAAATATGATTTTGTTTTCAAAGATAACAATAATCCAAATGAAAACATAATTTTCTGTCATGGATTTAATTCATCGCCAAATTCATTTAGAATTTTTGAAAACTACTGAACTAAGTCAAATTATTATGCCTTGCAATTTCCTGGTAATAATCACACTAAAATTAAAGAAGGTGATGAAGCCACTGTTGAGTGTTATTCTAATTTATTAATCAAGTTTATAGAAGATAATAAATTGAAAAACATTATCTTAATAGGCCATTCTATGGGCGGAGGCACCATTTCTCTTGCTTATCAAAAAAGACCTGAATTATTTAAAAAATTAATTTACTTAGCTCCAACAAATAAGTCATCACAAAATGTTACTGAAGCCTTTTTAAGAGATTACTTTCCCAAAACTTTTGATGAATTTATAGGCTTTTTTAAATCGTTATATTATGATGTAACAAAATTTACTTCAAATGAATCTTGAATGAGACTTGTAAAAAATACATTTGATCCATATGATTTTAATAATCCAACAATAGTTGGCTTAGGTCAATATTTAATAAGCAACTATTTTCATGATAAATTAGAGCTTGCTTTACAGTCTGTTAATGTTCCTGCTTTATTGATTTTAGGTGAAGATGATGGAGTAGTAGACAGGGATTTGTGTCTTAATTATTTTAAAGAAAATGTCAAAGGTGTTCAGGCATTATGAATGCCTAAAACAGGACACATGATGTTTGAGGAAGACTGAGAAAACTTTATAAAAATTGTTGAAGAATTTATTAATAGACCTGAATTAGCCAGTCCAAAAGCATTATAA
- a CDS encoding NADH-dependent flavin oxidoreductase, with protein MNKYAQLFRSFKLGSYTLKNRFVLSPMTLSLATKDGKVTTEEEKYSARRADCAPLLISGGTYFDDFGQLFEYGYSAKSDDDIESLKKLAKAMKSKGNVAILQLAHAGKFSKASLKKYGYLYGPSYEKNHIPVEHEVFELSISQIKQIVKDYASATKRAVAAGFDGIEISMAQRLLIQTFFSSIVNKRNDEYSANSFENRSRLCLEIVEEIRKVIDQYADENFLFGFRATPEETYGAELGYSIIDFIQLIEEIIKKGKINYLAIASWGHDIYLNKVRSENEYKGQLVNKIIYDKFKGILPIISSGGINTPQKCLDALEYSDLVGLSSVFVADPEFVQKIENDQEDKINLNISFSQLKDLAIPESSFKGIVEMFGFCETIPTESLKTLEENSKSEIN; from the coding sequence ATGAATAAATATGCACAGCTTTTTAGGTCTTTTAAATTAGGCAGCTACACACTTAAAAATCGTTTTGTCCTTTCACCAATGACTTTAAGCTTGGCAACTAAAGATGGAAAAGTAACAACAGAAGAAGAAAAATACTCAGCCAGAAGAGCAGATTGCGCACCTTTATTAATTTCAGGGGGAACATATTTTGATGACTTTGGTCAGCTTTTTGAATATGGATATAGTGCAAAAAGTGATGATGACATTGAATCATTAAAAAAGCTTGCTAAAGCTATGAAATCGAAAGGCAATGTTGCAATTTTGCAGCTAGCTCATGCAGGTAAATTTTCAAAAGCAAGTCTTAAAAAATATGGTTATCTTTATGGACCATCATACGAAAAAAATCATATCCCTGTTGAACATGAAGTATTTGAATTAAGCATAAGTCAAATAAAACAAATTGTAAAAGATTATGCAAGCGCAACTAAAAGAGCTGTTGCTGCTGGTTTTGATGGAATTGAAATATCAATGGCGCAAAGATTGCTTATTCAAACTTTTTTTAGTTCAATAGTTAACAAGCGCAATGACGAATATTCAGCAAACAGTTTTGAAAACAGATCTAGATTGTGCCTAGAAATAGTTGAAGAAATAAGAAAAGTGATTGATCAATATGCAGATGAAAACTTTCTTTTTGGGTTCCGTGCTACTCCTGAAGAAACATACGGTGCTGAGTTAGGATATAGCATAATTGATTTTATCCAACTTATAGAAGAAATTATTAAAAAGGGCAAGATAAACTACTTAGCAATTGCTTCTTGAGGCCATGATATATATTTAAACAAAGTTAGATCAGAAAATGAGTATAAGGGGCAGTTAGTTAACAAAATTATCTATGACAAATTTAAGGGCATTCTTCCTATAATCTCATCGGGGGGCATTAACACTCCTCAAAAATGTTTAGATGCTCTTGAATATTCTGATTTGGTGGGCTTAAGCTCTGTTTTTGTAGCAGATCCTGAATTTGTTCAAAAAATTGAAAATGATCAAGAGGACAAGATCAATTTAAATATAAGTTTTTCTCAATTAAAAGATTTAGCAATTCCAGAATCATCATTTAAAGGCATTGTTGAAATGTTTGGTTTTTGCGAAACTATTCCAACTGAGTCATTAAAAACTTTAGAAGAGAATTCAAAATCAGAAATAAATTAA
- a CDS encoding lipoate--protein ligase produces MILVEPIRNGKYVKDGAYWLAIQIWAMNHLRLNEKIVFPGIAAPHIQLGYFQNPEVEVNFKYLKEHNLEVVRRNTGGGAIYIDDNSVNVCYLIPYDEKDNILGNYDKFYEPTIKMLKELGAKDVVQSDKNDLTIDGRKVSGAAMMLNGDVIYGGNSLLYKVDYDAMVDSLKPNRKKIEAKGVKSIRQRVAPLSDYFDEPYRNLDIFEFKDLVIKKLFGVDDLSKVKRYELTEEDWAQVDELVNTKYKNWDWNYGLSPRYEYNRDARLAIGTINFSLAVEGQRIEKIKISGDFFAKKDITELEKALVGTKMTYEDLVKAFKDADLQSYFFNEINAEEVAKIILDEE; encoded by the coding sequence ATGATTTTAGTAGAGCCAATTAGAAATGGTAAATATGTTAAAGATGGTGCATATTGATTAGCTATCCAAATTTGAGCAATGAATCACTTGAGACTAAATGAAAAAATAGTGTTTCCCGGTATTGCTGCTCCCCACATTCAATTAGGTTACTTCCAAAATCCAGAAGTTGAAGTTAACTTTAAGTATTTAAAAGAGCACAACTTGGAAGTTGTTCGTCGTAATACTGGCGGTGGCGCAATTTACATTGATGATAATTCTGTTAACGTTTGCTACTTGATTCCATATGATGAAAAAGACAATATTTTGGGCAATTACGACAAATTTTATGAACCAACAATTAAGATGTTAAAAGAACTAGGAGCAAAAGATGTTGTTCAATCAGACAAAAACGACTTAACTATTGACGGCAGAAAAGTTAGTGGTGCTGCCATGATGCTTAATGGCGATGTTATTTATGGTGGTAACTCTCTTTTATACAAAGTTGACTATGACGCAATGGTTGATTCATTAAAACCTAATCGTAAAAAAATTGAAGCAAAAGGTGTTAAATCAATAAGACAAAGAGTGGCTCCTTTAAGTGACTATTTTGACGAACCATACCGTAATCTAGACATTTTTGAATTTAAAGACCTTGTCATTAAAAAGCTTTTTGGTGTTGATGATTTAAGTAAAGTAAAACGTTATGAATTAACTGAAGAAGACTGAGCACAAGTTGATGAATTAGTAAATACTAAGTACAAAAACTGAGACTGAAACTATGGTCTAAGTCCTAGATATGAATATAACCGTGATGCAAGACTTGCAATTGGTACAATTAATTTCTCTCTTGCTGTTGAAGGTCAAAGAATTGAAAAAATTAAAATCAGTGGTGACTTTTTTGCTAAAAAAGATATAACTGAATTAGAAAAAGCGCTAGTTGGCACAAAAATGACATATGAAGACTTGGTTAAGGCTTTCAAAGATGCTGACTTACAAAGTTATTTCTTTAATGAAATAAATGCTGAAGAAGTTGCAAAAATAATATTAGACGAAGAATAA